One Vigna unguiculata cultivar IT97K-499-35 chromosome 7, ASM411807v1, whole genome shotgun sequence genomic region harbors:
- the LOC114192365 gene encoding uncharacterized protein C24B11.05: MGITSIASPFDAIIFDLDDTLYPSTTGIDRCVKRNIELFLIEKCGFSESKALTLRVELFKTYGSTLAGLRALGYDITADEYHSFVHGRLPYDSIKPDAQLRNLLCTIKQRKIVFTNSDRIHAMRALDRLGIKDCFEQIICFETINPNLPNATRPDEFPVLLKPSLDAFKIALHAANVDPRRTLFLDDSVRNIAAGKEMGLHTVLVGKTVKSKEADYAVEFVNNVAQAIPEIWANEMDGEDETMTRTKSELESALAIAVVGA, from the exons ATGGGTATCACCTCCATCGCTTCCCCTTTCGACGCCATCATCTTTG ATTTGGACGACACCTTGTACCCCTCCACCACCGGAATCGACCGCTGCGTCAAGAGGAACATCGAACTCTTTCTCATAGAGAAATGCGGATTCTCAGAATCCAAAGCGCTCACTCTCCGAGTTGAACTGTTCAAAACCTACGGAAGCACCCTCGCCGGTTTGCGA GCACTTGGCTATGATATCACCGCAGATGAATACCACAG TTTCGTGCACGGAAGGCTACCTTACGACTCGATCAAGCCTGATGCTCAGTTACGGAACCTCCTCTGCACtatcaaacaaagaaaaatt GTTTTCACCAATTCGGATAGGATTCACGCGATGAGGGCGTTGGATAGGCTTGGGATCAAGGACTGTTTCGAGCAAATTATTTGCTTCGAGACTATTAACCCGAATCTCCCCAACGCGACCCGACCCGACGAATTTCCCGTCCTCCTCAAACCATCGCTGGACGCCTTCAAGATCGCGCTCCACGCTGCCAACGTGGATCCTCGTCGTACG CTGTTTCTGGATGACAGCGTTCGGAATATTGCCGCGGGTAAAGAAATGGGTCTGCATACAGTTCTG GTTGGGAAGACAGTGAAAAGCAAGGAAGCGGATTATGCAGTGGAGTTTGTGAATAACGTGGCGCAAGCGATTCCGGAGATTTGGGCAAACGAAATGGACGGTGAAGATGAAACGATGACACGTACGAAAAGTGAGTTGGAGTCTGCGTTGGCCATTGCTGTGGTTGGAGCTTGA
- the LOC114192008 gene encoding photosystem I reaction center subunit II, chloroplastic-like: MAMATQASLFTPPFSALKPTDRVSVPWKQSPTFSFPSAKPLKLSKTVRAAAGDETAAEAVTKEAPVGFTPPELDPNTPSPIFGGSTGGLLRKAQVEEFYVITWQSPKEQIFEMPTGGAAIMREGPNLLKLARKEQCLALGTRLRSKYKINYQFYRVFPNGEVQYLHPKDGVYPEKVNPGRQGVGQNFRSIGKNVSPIEVKFTGKQPYDL, translated from the coding sequence ATGGCCATGGCAACCCAAGCCTCCCTCTTCACCCCACCCTTCTCCGCTCTCAAACCCACCGACCGTGTCTCCGTGCCATGGAAGCAATCCCCCACCTTCTCCTTCCCCTCTGCGAAGCCCCTCAAGTTGTCGAAGACAGTCAGAGCTGCAGCGGGCGATGAAACCGCCGCAGAGGCCGTAACAAAAGAGGCACCGGTTGGGTTCACCCCACCGGAACTGGACCCAAACACGCCTTCCCCGATCTTCGGAGGCAGCACCGGTGGGCTTTTGAGGAAGGCCCAGGTGGAGGAGTTCTATGTGATCACATGGCAATCCCCCAAAGAACAGATCTTTGAAATGCCCACCGGAGGTGCTGCCATCATGAGGGAGGGTCCCAACCTGTTGAAGTTGGCCAGGAAGGAACAGTGTTTGGCTCTTGGAACTAGACTCAGGTCAAAGTACAAGATCAATTACCAGTTCTACAGGGTCTTCCCCAATGGAGAAGTTCAGTACTTGCATCCCAAGGATGGTGTCTACCCTGAGAAGGTCAACCCGGGACGCCAAGGGGTTGGTCAAAACTTCAGGTCTATTGGTAAGAATGTTAGTCCTATTGAGGTCAAGTTCACCGGCAAGCAGCCATATGATTTGTAA
- the LOC114190244 gene encoding linoleate 9S-lipoxygenase 5-like: MEVIQKLERKREVRGRVTLMKKGFLDFHDIKANILDRIHELLGRGVSFQLISATSPNPGPIGEVAYLENWVSTISSLTTPATDVEFSVTFEWDESMGVPGAFIIKNHHHSQFYLKTLTIEHIPGHGPVKFLCNSWVYPIHRYAYDRVFFANKAYLPCQTPEPLRRFREQELIVLRGKGFGRLKEWDRVYDYACYNDLGSPDNGPNTARPVLGGGSQFPYPRRGRTGRPHTKTDPKTESRLHLLCLKKVYVPRDEQFGHVKFSDFLAYALKSVSQVMLPEITSLCDKTFNEFDTFEDVLRIYKGCIKLPSDTLVKKLRELVPYEVVRELIRNDGERFLKFPVPDVIKETKRAWRTDEEFAREMLAGVNPVIIQRLQEFPPVSKLDPKAYGDQNSSIRATHIENSLDGLTINEAIQEMRLFILDHHDALMPYISRINSTNTKTYASRTLLFLQDDGTLKPLAIELSLPHPQGEQNGAVSRVFVPAKEGIAASVWQLAKAYVAVNDSGYHQLVSHWLHSHAVIEPFIIATHRQLSILHPIYKLLKPHFKDTMHINALARHTLINAGGVLEKTVFPGKFSMEMSAVIYKSWVFPEQALPADLLKRGMAVPDSSYPHGLKLVIEDYPYAVDGLEIWEAIETWVTEYCNLYYTSSEMVEEDDELQNWWKEVRNEGHGDLKDRSWWGEMKTREELIQSCTIIIWLASAFHAAVNFGQYPYAGYLPNRPTVSRRFMPELGTPEYEELRSNPDLAFLKTITAQFQTLLGVSLIEVLSRHSTEEVYLGQSENTEWTLDAEPLKAFDRFSEKLLEIESKITKRNKDERLKNRNGPVKVPYTLLYPNTSDYSKEGGLTGKGIPNSISI, from the exons ATGGAGGTGATCCAAAAGTtggagagaaagagagaggtgAGAGGGAGAGTGACCCTAATGAAGAAGGGTTTTTTGGACTTCCACGACATAAAAGCGAACATTCTTGATCGAATTCACGAGTTGTTGGGAAGGGGTGTCTCTTTTCAGCTGATAAGTGCTACTTCTCCTAACCCAGGTCCTATAGGAGAGGTCGCATACTTGGAGAACTGGGTTTCAACCATTTCATCTCTAACAACTCCGGCAACAGACGTAGAATTTTCCGTGACATTTGAGTGGGATGAAAGCATGGGAGTTCCTGGGGCCTTCATCATCAAGAACCATCACCATAGCCAATTCTACCTCAAAACACTCACCATTGAACACATTCCTGGACACGGCCCTGTCAAATTTCTCTGCAATTCTTGGGTCTATCCCATTCATCGTTATGCTTATGATCGTGTCTTCTTTGCCAATAAG GCTTATCTTCCATGTCAAACACCAGAGCCACTGCGCAGATTCAGGGAACAAGAACTAATAGTTCTTCGCGGAAAAGGGTTTGGAAGGCTTAAAGAGTGGGATAGAGTTTATGACTATGCATGCTATAATGATTTGGGATCTCCGGATAATGGCCCTAACACCGCACGCCCTGTACTTGGTGGAGGCTCGCAGTTTCCGTATCCCCGAAGAGGAAGAACTGGTCGGCCACACACCAAAACAG ATCCCAAGACTGAGTCAAGATTGCATCTTCTATGTCTAAAAAAGGTTTATGTTCCAAGAGACGAGCAGTTTGGGCACGTAAAGTTTTCAGATTTTTTGGCTTACGCTTTAAAGTCTGTTAGTCAAGTTATGCTTCCAGAGATTACATCTTTGTGCGACAAAACTTTTAACGAGTTTGACACATTTGAAGATGTACTTAGAATTTATAAGGGATGTATTAAGTTGCCAAGTGACACTCTGGTAAAAAAACTCAGAGAACTTGTTCCCTATGAGGTGGTGAGAGAACTTATCAGAAATGATGGTGAGAGATTCCTCAAATTTCCGGTGCCTGACGTCATCAAAG AGACTAAAAGGGCTTGGAGGACAGACGAGGAATTTGCAAGAGAAATGCTTGCTGGGGTTAACCCTGTCATCATCCAACGTCTCCAA GAATTTCCTCCTGTCAGCAAGTTAGACCCCAAAGCTTACGGTGACCAAAATAGCTCCATCAGGGCAACACACATAGAAAATAGTTTAGATGGGCTCACAATAAATGAG GCAATTCAAGAAATGAGGCTATTTATATTAGATCATCATGATGCGTTGATGCCATACATAAGTCGAATAAACTCTACCAACACAAAGACTTATGCCAGTAGAACACTGTTGTTTCTACAAGATGACGGTACACTAAAGCCACTAGCTATAGAACTGAGCTTACCTCATCCACAAGGTGAACAAAATGGAGCTGTAAGCAGAGTTTTTGTTCCAGCTAAAGAAGGAATAGCAGCTTCAGTGTGGCAGCTAGCTAAAGCTTATGTAGCTGTGAATGATTCAGGATATCATCAATTGGTTAGCCACTG GTTGCACTCCCACGCAGTAATTGAACCATTCATAATTGCCACACATAGACAGTTGAGCATTCTTCATCCCATATACAAGCTCTTGAAGCCACACTTCAAGGACACAATGCATATAAATGCCTTGGCTCGACACACACTCATCAATGCTGGAGGGGTGTTAGAGAAAACAGTTTTCCCTGGCAAATTTTCCATGGAAATGTCAGCTGTTATATACAAAAGTTGGGTTTTTCCTGAACAGGCACTACCTGCAGATTTGCTTAAGAG GGGAATGGCAGTTCCAGATTCAAGTTATCCTCATGGACTTAAGCTTGTGATAGAGGACTACCCATATGCTGTGGATGGGTTAGAAATTTGGGAAGCAATTGAAACTTGGGTGACTGAATATTGTAACTTGTATTACACGTCCAGTGAGATGGTTGAGGAAGATGATGAACTTCAGAATTGGTGGAAAGAAGTACGCAACGAGGGTCACGGTGACTTAAAAGACAGGTCATGGTGGGGAGAGATGAAAACTAGAGAGGAACTCATTCAATCATGCACCATTATCATTTGGCTAGCTTCTGCTTTTCATGCAGCTGTGAATTTTGGACAATACCCTTATGCTGGGTACCTTCCCAATCGTCCAACAGTGAGTCGTAGGTTCATGCCCGAGTTAGGTACCCCAGAGTATGAAGAGCTTAGGTCAAACCCTGACTTGGCATTCCTGAAAACAATCACTGCCCAGTTCCAGACACTCCTTGGTGTGTCACTGATTGAAGTTTTGTCGAGGCACTCAACGGAAGAGGTGTATCTTGGGCAGAGTGAGAACACCGAATGGACTTTGGATGCTGAACCATTGAAAGCATTTGATAGATTCTCAGAGAAACTGTTGGAAATTGAGAGTAAAATTACGAAAAGAAACAAGGACGAAAGACTGAAAAATCGAAATGGACCAGTGAAGGTGCCCTATACACTTCTCTATCCCAACACCTCAGATTATTCAAAGGAGGGTGGACTCACTGGCAAGGGAATCCCCAACAGCATATCCATCTGA